One genomic segment of Negativicutes bacterium includes these proteins:
- the mtnP gene encoding S-methyl-5'-thioadenosine phosphorylase, which yields MINIAIIGGTGVYDPNILENITEQEVNTPYGSVKFKVGEYAGKKIAFIPRHGSDHSIPPHLINYRANIWAIKKIGVKNIIATTAVGSLNLAMKPGDFVLVDQFLDFTKNRISTFYDGNGREVVHLDVTEPYCPDLRSFIKTAAMATDIAVHDKGVYVCTDGPRFETPAEIKMFAQFGGDLVGMTNVPEVVLACEAEMCYCTVSMVTNFAAGISPQALTHGEVLEAMAQNSKNIQKLIMKAIELINDDNKQCNCDKRLAEYGGFKL from the coding sequence ATGATTAATATTGCGATAATTGGTGGTACCGGAGTTTATGATCCTAATATCTTAGAAAATATAACAGAACAAGAAGTTAATACTCCTTATGGTAGTGTTAAATTCAAAGTTGGTGAATACGCTGGCAAAAAAATTGCGTTTATCCCACGACATGGTAGCGACCATTCTATTCCACCACACTTAATTAATTATCGTGCTAATATTTGGGCAATAAAAAAAATTGGTGTTAAAAATATTATTGCGACAACAGCAGTGGGCTCATTGAATTTGGCGATGAAGCCTGGTGATTTTGTACTAGTTGATCAATTTTTAGATTTTACGAAAAATAGAATTAGCACGTTTTATGATGGCAATGGTCGTGAGGTTGTACATCTTGATGTAACAGAGCCATATTGCCCGGATTTACGTAGTTTTATTAAAACGGCAGCGATGGCTACAGATATTGCTGTCCACGATAAGGGCGTTTATGTTTGTACTGATGGACCGCGGTTTGAAACACCGGCTGAAATTAAAATGTTTGCGCAATTTGGTGGAGATTTAGTCGGCATGACTAATGTCCCGGAAGTTGTATTAGCTTGTGAAGCTGAAATGTGTTACTGTACTGTTTCGATGGTTACGAACTTTGCAGCGGGAATTTCACCACAGGCTTTAACACATGGTGAAGTGCTAGAAGCAATGGCACAAAATAGCAAAAACATTCAAAAACTAATAATGAAAGCAATTGAATTAATCAATGATGATAACAAACAATGCAATTGTGATAAACGCTTAGCGGAATATGGTGGTTTTAAATTGTAG
- the mtnA gene encoding S-methyl-5-thioribose-1-phosphate isomerase has product MQTMIWTDGKLELLNQTKLPKVVEYIKCDNYEIVAEAIKKLEVRGAPAIGAAAAFGMVLGAKTLVDENCPNFYNELMEIDKVLRATRPTAVNLFWALDRMGRVIVAYKDLQPSLLAEKLEAEALAIYADDKKVNNDMAKHGATLFTKPTAILTHCNAGALATVEMGTALGVIRQAWSEGNVSRVFADETRPLLQGSRLTAWELSQDNIPVTLITDNMAGWVMKNKMVNAVIVGADRITKNGDVANKIGTYSVAVLAKEHNIPFYVAAPVSTFDFTLENGEEIPIEERDKAEVTHVFGVQTAPLDIDVFNPAFDVTPHKFISGIITEHGVLKAPYDKAIENLQKKLRGE; this is encoded by the coding sequence ATGCAAACAATGATTTGGACTGATGGCAAATTAGAATTGTTAAATCAAACTAAATTGCCGAAAGTTGTAGAATATATTAAATGTGATAATTATGAAATTGTAGCGGAAGCGATTAAAAAACTAGAAGTTCGTGGTGCTCCGGCAATAGGCGCAGCAGCAGCTTTTGGAATGGTTTTAGGTGCAAAAACACTGGTTGATGAAAATTGTCCTAATTTTTACAATGAACTTATGGAGATTGACAAAGTTTTGCGAGCCACTAGACCAACGGCGGTAAATTTATTTTGGGCGTTGGATCGAATGGGGCGAGTTATTGTAGCATATAAAGATTTGCAACCTTCATTGCTTGCGGAAAAATTAGAAGCAGAAGCTTTAGCAATTTATGCAGATGATAAAAAAGTTAATAACGATATGGCTAAACATGGGGCGACTTTATTTACTAAGCCGACTGCTATTTTGACGCACTGTAATGCCGGGGCGCTTGCAACAGTTGAGATGGGAACAGCCTTAGGGGTTATTAGGCAAGCTTGGTCAGAGGGAAATGTGAGCAGAGTTTTTGCTGATGAAACAAGACCGCTATTACAAGGATCCCGCTTAACCGCTTGGGAGTTAAGTCAAGATAATATTCCGGTTACCTTGATAACTGATAATATGGCCGGCTGGGTTATGAAGAATAAAATGGTTAATGCAGTAATAGTTGGGGCTGATAGAATTACGAAAAATGGTGATGTGGCTAATAAAATCGGCACTTATAGTGTAGCGGTGTTAGCTAAAGAACATAATATTCCGTTTTATGTAGCAGCGCCGGTATCTACTTTTGATTTTACACTGGAAAATGGTGAAGAAATTCCAATCGAAGAACGTGATAAAGCAGAAGTTACGCATGTTTTTGGGGTGCAAACAGCACCATTAGATATTGATGTTTTTAATCCGGCGTTTGACGTAACTCCACATAAGTTTATTAGTGGGATTATTACTGAACATGGTGTATTAAAGGCTCCATATGATAAAGCAATTGAAAATCTACAAAAAAAATTACGAGGTGAATAA